DNA from Desmodus rotundus isolate HL8 chromosome X, HLdesRot8A.1, whole genome shotgun sequence:
gccaacgtttttatagcagggaataaacaaggtgcggtgaggggttttgagattcagggagggtcaggtagaagaaactgcaactttcctgtcctgggcagttagctgatCCTGGGGTCGTtggtcgtctgtctctccctggaacacaaagacccagatgcctccagttgtccccaggcggtaatctttagtggtgccccaggaggtcagctgtttccCCAGGAGCCAaaacaggccttatctgtagtttctgaaacaaaagctttaatgTATACATTACTTCTGAGGCTTACAACTTTTTGCCTTAAGATAAAATTTctcaactcttgagtcccctatcaaagaCACTGAGGTGGCTTTAACCCCTCTCCCAAATAAGCATCCAAGATAAACGGGCACAAAGCGTCAATACAAGTACCCTAGTGCACCACGCCTTGCAGTCAGATCGCCACTTCCAAGTTGCCCTTCCTCCATTACAGAGTTCTCAAGCCCTAGAATGTTCTGTGAGAGGCCACGTGGCACCTTGGGGTTCTGCGGGTGCGTGGCAGTAGGACAGGAGGGGAGCTCTCCTGCACAGCGCTCCTGGACTGCGTGCCCTTCACCTTTAGGCAGGAGGCGCCTTGGCCGGGAGAGACAACAATCCCAGGGGCGGGCGCAGCGGGGTGCGCTCCTCCCCCACCGGTGTCAGGTTTACGGAACAGGGCTTCCAAGCAGGACGCGCGGTGGCCTGACGGCTGTGAGGATCTCATTCTCCTGACCCGGCCCGTCTTGATCCTGCCCGGGCGCGCCATGTTCGTACGTGGGTCCCGGAGGCGCCGTTCCGGGCGTGCGGTGAGCGAGACTCAGGGCAGCGTCGGGGGTCaggggtaaactgaggcccaggagagggggcaggggataGGGATAGCGAGGAGGCACTCCACAGAGGGTTTGGGAATTCCCATCCCCAGAATTCCCAAAGCAGAGGGTCTGGGGCTACTGGAAGCCTGTGGATAAAGGAACGTGGAGATCTGGTGGCTCACGCTCCTTAATCAACCCTCCGAACACCTTTATTAGCACCTCAAGGACCTGGTGTGCTCCCCTCTCGTGCGAATTATGAGAAGGGATTCTGAGGGCCGAAAGATTGGGTCTTGGGTTCCTGGATTGAGCGGGGGCTCTTTCCAGCTTCTCAGGAAAGAGACCTCCCCCTGTACCTTGGTGGAAGGTGAACTGAACAGTGAGGTTCTACACTCCTGGAGGCTGGAATACTGAGGGCCGAGGGATTGGAATTTGGGGTTAGAGGGTTTCTAGCCTTCCACTTGAGCAGGAAAACTTTTGCTTCCTACATAGGAGGGtctcttttttttggtgggggtcTCTAAGTGGGGCATTGGTTTGGTGATCCAGAGGCATTGCAGGCACTGAGGACTGAATAGCCTCAGGATATGAGGGGTAAGGGCCAAGGCTTCTTGGGGCAGGGTTTCTGAATGGATCAAGGGCCTCCTGAGGTCCTGGAGGAGGATCTCCAGTTCCTTGAGTAAAACTAGGGCTTGAGGGAGTGGTTCACGTGTGGCCCTCGGTTAAGGATGAGGTCTCAGACTCCTACCCCTGGAATGTGAGTGCTGCTGGCCTCGTGGGTGGAAAAGGGGCCGAGagaggcctggggcggggggacaCATTCAGATTAGGGACTCTGAGTTCTGAGTGGGGAGAGTACTCTAAATTTCAGGGGAGGTGTTAGAGGCCTGGAAGAATCAGAGGCTTGGCGGAAGGGGAtcctggctgggggggggggggggggttggcggTTGGAGGCCGACCTGAGAAGGGGAATTCCCTCAAAAGGGGGCTTAGAGGGAGGTGGCCTCAGCTGTCCCTCCTCTATCTCTGTTATGTTCCCCTTCCGTGAGCTCTGGGTGCTgtcccagcctgcccagcggtgCCCTAGTAAGACAGGCCCCGGCGTGTGGACTCGGGCTCGGGCTCTGGAGTGGAGAGGAGGGTGTTAACTTTTCCCTCCCCGCCCTGGCGCCTGGCCGTATATCCCGCGTCTGTCCTTCACCCGCCTACTACAGCCTCCTGAGGCAGAGGACCCAGACCGCGGCCAGCCCTGCAATTCCTGCAGGGAACAGTGCCCTGGCTTCCTGCTGCACCGCTGGAGGTAGGTGACTATGGCAGGGAATCCCCAGAGACTTAGGCCACACCCCTGGGCGTGAGTGTGGTCCACAGAGGAAGCTCAATCAGGAAAAGAGCCTCACAGCTCTGATTCAGAGCCCCGCCCCCTGACTCATTCCCTATTGTCCATTCCCAGGAGAGCTCCACCCACGACACAGCCCCGCCCAAGAagtgtcctccccacccctcccagtcCTATCTCTTGGTCCTGGTCTCTGAGCACCGCCTACCGACTCCAGCCccctttttttgtaattttaaagattttttaaatttactttttagaaagagggaagggagggaggaagagagggagagaaacaccaatgtgtgagagatacatccaccggttgcctctcacacacccccaactgggaacttagcctgcaacccaggcatgtgccctgcctgggaatcaacactgagccacaccagccaggacagcccAGCCTAGCTTCTTGAGTTAGGAGCAGCTCTCCGAGACTCCTGTGCTCTATCCTCCTACTGGATCCCAGTACCCAAAACATCCCATAACATGCCACAAATAGGGCCCTATCCAAAAGTTCAGAGGCTCAGCACAGGCTAGAGCCCACCTCCAGGGAAAGTTCTGCAATGTCCAGGGCCTGTCCTGAGGGGAAGCCCCAATGTATAACTCCAATCTCAGCCTCAGAGCCCCGCCCCTATTCAGGCCCATGTCGCAGAGCTGAAAGTAATGGCCCAACCTTGAGACCCCACAGCTCCATCTCTACACCTCTGCGCCCAGGCTTACAGCCCCACCCTCTCTCAGCTCACCCTCAGGCTCAGAGTCCTTTAGTGGTGATAATCTGCATGCTCCTGCCCCTCAGTTGGACTTCCTTGGGCTGCAGAGGGGTCCAAGTGGACTACCCTTTAGTAATTTGCCCCCATCCCGGCCCCCTCAGAAAGATCTGCCAGCATTGCAAATGCCCTCGGGAGGAGCACGCTGTGCATGCAGTGCCTGTGGACCTGGAACGCATCATGTGTCGCctaatctcagacttccagcGCCACTCCATCTCTGATGATGACTCGGGCTGTGCCTCAGAGGAGTATGCTTGGGTGCCCCCTGGTCTCAAGCCGGAGCAGGTGACCAGAAGGCATCACCCACTGTTGCTCTCCAGTggtgcacacacatatactcaAGTGGAAACCTATTTCTGGGGCAACACTAGGGTGTGTGGTCAGACTATGCctatatttttttaaccttttgtgACCTAGGGGTAATCAGACCCCTAAAACTTTCAGGGAACCCTGAGTGGTCACTGGGCCAGTTCCTTGGGTTCTGTTTACCCCGCTCCTGTTTTACCCTTACCTAAGGGTTTATCCTGACACTTCATTCACCACATCtccattgattcattcattcaacagttattgagtgcctgctgcaTGTCACACACTGTTGCAGGCACTGAGGACAGGCTCCAACAATGAACAAaacgatatatatatatatatgccccCACACAGAAGTTAGGCTGAAGGGAGCAACAGCCAGTAAGcaaatctataaaaatatgtCAGATGGTGAAAGGTCTAGAATAGaaaagcagggagggggtggagagatgtTAGGATTGTAAATAGAGTGCCCAGGTAAGCCTCTGTGAGAATATGATGtttgagcttcctggaggaggttgAAGAGGGAACCACTCAGAAATCTGAAGCTAGAGAGATCCAGGCAAATGGAATAGGTAAatcaaaggccctgaggcacgAGTGTGCTTGGCATGTGTGAGGAACAGTGAGAAGGCCAGTGCGCTGAAGCAGAGTGAGCAACAAGGAGAGTGgttggaggaggggtcagagaggtggcagggggaggggcacaaaAAGGACTTGGACTTCTACATTGATGAGGGAGAAGCCACAAGAGATTTGTGAGCAGAGAAGGGATGTGATTTGTCTTAGGATTTAATGGGATCCCTCTGGCTGCCAAGTGTAGAACAGACTGTAGGagtgagggtggaagcagggtaCGAGTGAAAGGGAGATTACTCCAATAGTCTAGATGGCTGATGATGGTTTGGGCAGTGAAAGTAGTAAGTGGTGGTCagattctggttatattttgaaagtaaagcTTAGAGGATTTGCTTTGTGAGAGAGAAGGGAGTCAAAGATGACCTTAACGGTGGATGGACTGATACAGGTCGAGCCAAGGCAGGAGCATGTTTGAGGTCTAAGCATAAGTTTGGTTTTGGTATCTGGAGTTTGAGATGCCCATTAGACATCTTAGTGGCCACGTTGCTTGGGACTCAAGGGAGAGATCTATCACAGAGCTAGAGACATGCATTTGTGAGGCATTAGCCATGAGAGAGTATTTATAGCCATGGGGTTGGATACGATACCCAAGGGAGTGAAGGGAGACAGAGGCAAGAGGACCAAGGAGTGAGCCTGAGGACCCACCTACATTTAGGGGTTGGTTAGTTGAGgaggaaccaaaagaaaaacagagaaggagCAGCCAAATAGGTTTTTGTgggaggttttttgttgttttttggtttggggggggggggggttggtagAAGGAAACCCAGGACGGTGTGGTGTCCTGGAAGCCAAGGGAACAGAATGTTTCCAGGAAGAGGGAGTCATCAGCTGCGTCCAGTGCTACTGATGGGTCAAGCTGGATGAGGATTGAGACCTGAACAATGACTTTAACAATGTAGACGGCATCAGTGACCCTGATAGCAACAGCTTTAGAGGAAGAGCAGGGAAGACTGACTGGAGTCGGGTCTAGAGAGaatgggaggagaggaagtggagacaATGAGTGCATGTAACTCTTGAggaatttttctgtaaagggaaggaggagaagagtgGAGCAGTAGCTGGTGGGAAAAATGGTGTCAAGATATGCGGGAACTCTTGGCATGTTTGGGAGGTGACAAAAATGATCCAGCCTGTAGGCAGGAGAAATGAAGGGAGTCAGGAGATGTTCCCTTCTGATGACTTTAATTTTCTCAGAGAAGTAGGGACCCACCATCCCATTGCACTCCAATTACCCCTAGTCTCAACTGTTTTCTCCCATCCCCCACATCCTCTCAGGTATACCAATTTTTCAGCTGCCTCCCAGAGGACAAGGTCCCCTACGTCAACAGTCCTGGGGAGAAATACAGAATCAAGCAGCTGCTGCACCAGCTGCCCCCACATGACAGTGAGGtaaggagagagaagacaggaaggcCATGCCAGGTGGGGAGTGCAGCCTGCGCAAATGCCAGGCAGCTGGAAAGAAATGGGCAGGATCAGAGGTGAGCTGATCTGAGGTGAAACATCAGAAAGGGCAGGGGTAATCAGGGGACATCCGTTGGCAGAACCACAGCTGGGACTTGGGAGAGGTCAGGGGTGGGTATTTCAGGCAGGAAGCACCAACTATACAAAGGCCTAGAAGTAAACTTTTTGAGCATGGATGAAATTTGAAAGAGGGTAAGGGGGCTGACATCAGGGGAGGAGCCTGGTCAACTTCCACTACCCCAGGCACAGTACTGCACGGcactggaagaggaggagaagaaagagctcAAAGCCTTCAGCCAGCAGCGGAAACGGGAGAATCTGGGGCGTGGCACTGTGCGAATCTTCCCTGTGACCATCACTGGGGCCatctgtgaggaggtgagccatggaGGGCCTCGAAATGTGAGTGGTGCCTTTGCTCCAAGCCCTGGGGTTAGGTCCCATATCCCTATCCCTCTATTTGTCAGGGATGGCCTTAGAGTCTAAGGCCATCCTGGCCAGTGCTGTCTGTGCGTAGGGCCCCCTGGTGGATGGAACCTGTCCCTCAGATCCCACTGTTGGGTGCCATCTGTCTCTGAGGAGGCCCCAATGGACCTTCTCTATTAGTTTCCTGCCCTCAACAAAGTGGAGGCTGTTGGTCTGGTCCCCTTGTGGTTGAGACTTATCCTTAAGAACCCACCCACAGTGGCAGGGCCTATCCCTAGAGCCAGGTGATAGGTGGAATTTTTCTCCAAGCTCCCCAATGGGTGGAGCCTGACCTTAGACCCTACTGTTGGCTGAGGTCTGTCCCCACAGTTGCCCCACTGGACCTGGCGTGTTTCTATGGTTTCACCAACCTCCCAAGGGCAAGATTTGCCTTTAAGGCCACCCACAATGAATAGGGCCTGTCTCTAAGGTTTCCCACGAGAGCATGGTCAGTTTCTAAGGCACTTCCTTCCCCCATGTAGGCAGCGCCTGTCTCAAATTTATCCCATGGGTAAGGCCAGTCATGAAGGTCCGCCATGGGGAAGGCCCAAGCATGACACAGACCTTGGCTGATCCTCATCTAACCATCTTGGTGAGGGTGACAGTGTTTATTTATCATCTGGCAGTGTGGGAAGCAGATTGGAGGTGGGGACATTGCAGTGTTTGCCAGCCGAGCAGGACTGGGTGTCTGCTGGCACCCCCAGTGTTTTGTGTGCTCCACGTGCCGGGAGCTGCTGGTGGATCTCATCTACTTCTACCATGCTGGCAAGGTCTACTGTGGTCGTCACCATGCCGAACGCCTCCGCCCACGCTGCCAAGCCTGTGACGAGGTGTGTGCCTCTCTGcccaggggtgggagtggagggtgggcagggccaggggtaGGCCCTGCTGATGGCCACAGATggcctgcaccccccccccagaTCATCTTCTCCCCTGAGTGCACGGAGGCTGAAGGCCGGCACTGGCACATGGGTCACTTCTGCTGCTTCGAGTGTGAAGCATCGCTAGGAGGTCAGCGCTATGTCATGCGTCAGAGTCGCCCCCACTGCTGCGCCTGCTATGAGGCCCGCCATGCGGAGTACTGTGACGGCTGTGGGGAGCACATCGGTGGGTGAACATGGCACTAGACAGGGGTATGGATGAACAGCTGGCCCACAGCCCCTGCTTTCTCCTGTTCTCCACCCCCAACGCCCTCCCCCGCTTCACTTATCACGGTATTTTCAGTCTAGCCCAAGCACCGTCCCATCACTGATATCCTCCATTTGGCCATATTTTCTAAACCCCACCTACACAGCGCAGACACCACTACACACCTAGGCCCACCTCCAGAGTGACCTCTAATTCCCAGTACCCCAGGGCTACCCTCTCAGTCTAGCCCCATTCAGGAGGAGTAGTGTGTGCTTGGAGGCTCTGCCTTACTTTTCCCCCTTGCAGTATCCCCTACACCCTTAAGCTATACCCCATTCCCTAAGACTCTCCTCCATCAGCCTGGAAAaacgattttcaaccggtgtgccatggcaggcacactggtgtgccataagaatttttaaaacatgcaatacctgactacttagtcaggggcactgacctctcttcccttagattgtgaaatgaaaaaaatagaacagccaacacagcaatagttttcaggtgtgaatgaatcaaaattatacccatttttgtcagatcggcaaaaaatatattttttggtgtgccacagatgtttactaattagtttatgtatgccgtgagatgaaaaaggttgaaaatcgctagTCTAGATACATCATATTTTCTAAGCCATACCCCACTCTTTAAGATCCATTGCTTTCCCACCAAGGCCATGCCCTACCTTCTAAGCCTTGTCCCCACCACCGAGACCTCTTTAAATCCACTCTCCTTCCACCTGAAGCCACCTTTTACTGTCTAAGCCTGACCCACATCCTAGAGTCCAATGCTCACCCCGTACTCTGGGAGGGAGCCCCTGGGAAAGAAAgagtggggggggaaggggacatTTATCAGCTAGTTTCCAGGCAAGGAGGGTGAGGAGCCCTACTGTGAGGACCAAACCTCAAATTTCCCGCTTTCTGCAGAGAAGGGCCCATTTTTTGGAGAGGTGACGGGGAGAGGGCATCTTGGGTACCCTACCTAAGATTCCTACCCTCTTCAGCAGAAGGGCCCCATTCAGGAGGGGTAGAACATACCTGGGGGCTCTGCCTTAGTTTTCCCCCTCACGGTGTCCCCACAGGCCTAGACCAGGGCCAGATGACTTATGAGGGCCAGCACTGGCACGCCTCGGACCGCTGCTTCTGCTGTAGTCTTTGCGGGAGAGCCCTGCTGGGCCGCCCCTTCCTGCCGCGCCGTGGCCTAATCTTCTGCTCCCGAGCCTGCAGCCTGGGGTCGGAGCCCACGGCTCCAGGGCCAGGCCGCCGCAGCTGGAGTGCAGGCACAGTCTCTGCACCACTCACAGCCTCCACAGCCTCTTTTTCTGCTGTGGAGGGGATATCAGAGCTCGCCACCAAAGAAACCAGCACGGAGCTAGAGCCTGGTGAGTTAACCCTCAAGTCCTGCCCAGCCACTCGgagtcttcccctcccccaaccccagacacCTGGAGGTGACTCACCCAGGCCCTTCACCTGCTACATCCCTGGCCATGCCCCTAAACCATTCCAGGCCTAGTCTCCACCCAAActacacccccccaccccatgaacCCTGGTTCTGCCCTCTTCTGTAGAGTACCCTTCCCTACTTCAACTTGTACTGCCTGAGTTCaag
Protein-coding regions in this window:
- the PRICKLE3 gene encoding prickle planar cell polarity protein 3 isoform X2; the protein is MFVRGSRRRRSGRAPPEAEDPDRGQPCNSCREQCPGFLLHRWRKICQHCKCPREEHAVHAVPVDLERIMCRLISDFQRHSISDDDSGCASEEYAWVPPGLKPEQVTRRHHPLLLSSGAHTYTQVETYFWGNTRVYQFFSCLPEDKVPYVNSPGEKYRIKQLLHQLPPHDSEAQYCTALEEEEKKELKAFSQQRKRENLGRGTVRIFPVTITGAICEECGKQIGGGDIAVFASRAGLGVCWHPQCFVCSTCRELLVDLIYFYHAGKVYCGRHHAERLRPRCQACDEIIFSPECTEAEGRHWHMGHFCCFECEASLGGQRYVMRQSRPHCCACYEARHAEYCDGCGEHIGLDQGQMTYEGQHWHASDRCFCCSLCGRALLGRPFLPRRGLIFCSRACSLGSEPTAPGPGRRSWSAGTVSAPLTASTASFSAVEGISELATKETSTELEPAAGPEEPTRFLRGAPHRHSMPELGLRSAPEPPPGTPSQPDPEDGAFSRQSAPRVSFRDPLVSEGGPRRTLSAPPAQRRRPRSPPPRAPTRRHSHHHLYRHRHQSGRLRHHQCDLGSGSDSESCSSSPSNSSSESSEDDGLFLGERIPLPRHLCRPVPAQDTATETPNFPSPPTPPISGPGMPRQARDKNCIVA
- the PRICKLE3 gene encoding prickle planar cell polarity protein 3 isoform X3, producing the protein MFVRGSRRRRSGRAPPEAEDPDRGQPCNSCREQCPGFLLHRWRKICQHCKCPREEHAVHAVPVDLERIMCRLISDFQRHSISDDDSGCASEEYAWVPPGLKPEQVYQFFSCLPEDKVPYVNSPGEKYRIKQLLHQLPPHDSEAQYCTALEEEEKKELKAFSQQRKRENLGRGTVRIFPVTITGAICEECGKQIGGGDIAVFASRAGLGVCWHPQCFVCSTCRELLVDLIYFYHAGKVYCGRHHAERLRPRCQACDEIIFSPECTEAEGRHWHMGHFCCFECEASLGGQRYVMRQSRPHCCACYEARHAEYCDGCGEHIGLDQGQMTYEGQHWHASDRCFCCSLCGRALLGRPFLPRRGLIFCSRACSLGSEPTAPGPGRRSWSAGTVSAPLTASTASFSAVEGISELATKETSTELEPAAGPEEPTRFLRGAPHRHSMPELGLRSAPEPPPGTPSQPDPEDGAFSRQSAPRVSFRDPLVSEGGPRRTLSAPPAQRRRPRSPPPRAPTRRHSHHHLYRHRHQSGRLRHHQCDLGSGSDSESCSSSPSNSSSESSEDDGLFLGERIPLPRHLCRPVPAQDTATETPNFPSPPTPPISGPGMPRQARDKNCIVA
- the PRICKLE3 gene encoding prickle planar cell polarity protein 3 isoform X1, which codes for MFVRGSRRRRSGRAPPEAEDPDRGQPCNSCREQCPGFLLHRWRKICQHCKCPREEHAVHAVPVDLERIMCRLISDFQRHSISDDDSGCASEEYAWVPPGLKPEQVTRRHHPLLLSSGAHTYTQVETYFWGNTRVYQFFSCLPEDKVPYVNSPGEKYRIKQLLHQLPPHDSEAQYCTALEEEEKKELKAFSQQRKRENLGRGTVRIFPVTITGAICEECGKQIGGGDIAVFASRAGLGVCWHPQCFVCSTCRELLVDLIYFYHAGKVYCGRHHAERLRPRCQACDEIIFSPECTEAEGRHWHMGHFCCFECEASLGGQRYVMRQSRPHCCACYEARHAEYCDGCGEHIGLDQGQMTYEGQHWHASDRCFCCSLCGRALLGRPFLPRRGLIFCSRACSLGSEPTAPGPGRRSWSAGTVSAPLTASTASFSAVEGISELATKETSTELEPGPEEPTRFLRGAPHRHSMPELGLRSAPEPPPGTPSQPDPEDGAFSRQSAPRVSFRDPLVSEGGPRRTLSAPPAQRRRPRSPPPRAPTRRHSHHHLYRHRHQSGRLRHHQCDLGSGSDSESCSSSPSNSSSESSEDDGLFLGERIPLPRHLCRPVPAQDTATETPNFPSPPTPPISGPGMPRQARDKNCIVA